The Pelodiscus sinensis isolate JC-2024 chromosome 10, ASM4963464v1, whole genome shotgun sequence genome has a segment encoding these proteins:
- the APOD gene encoding apolipoprotein D: protein MPATVVLLSVLFGLLRTSEGQTFRLGRCPEAPVQENFDVSKYVGKWYEIEKLPASFEKGICIQTNYALMDNGKIKVQNQELRSDGTIHQIAGEATQADDEPAKLKVRFSQFMPSAPYWVLSTDYGNYSVVYSCTNFISFFHVEYAWILSRTRQLQPETVERLKGLLRSYNINTETMKPAVQMNCPPEK, encoded by the exons ATGCCAGCGACTGTGGTGCTGCTTTCAGTCCTGTTCGGGCTCCTCCGCACCTCTGAGGGGCAAACGTTTCGCTTGGGGCGATGCCCGGAAGCCCCCGTCCAGGAGAACTTTGATGTTTCCAAG TATGTGGGGAAATGGTATGAGATCGAAAAGCTGCCTGCGTCCTTTGAGAAGGGAATCTGCATCCAGACCAACTACGCACTGATGGACAATGGGAAGATTAAAGTGCAGAATCAAGAGCTGCG CTCTGATGGGACAATTCATCAAATTGCGGGGGAGGCTACCCAGGCAGATGACGAGCCAGCCAAGCTGAAAGTCAGATTTTCCCAAT TCATGCCATCTGCCCCTTACTGGGTCCTCTCCACTGACTATGGAAACTACAGTGTGGTGTATTCCTGCACTAATTTTATCTCGTTCTTCCACGTTGAGTATGCCTGGATTCTGTCAAGAACTCGCCAGCTGCAGCCAGAAACTGTGGAACGTCTGAAGGGCCTTCTCCGCTCCTACAATATTAACACTGAGACAATGAAGCCAGCTGTTCAAATGAACTGTCCTCCTGAGAAGTAG